Part of the Hevea brasiliensis isolate MT/VB/25A 57/8 chromosome 16, ASM3005281v1, whole genome shotgun sequence genome is shown below.
GTTAACACAACATATACATCATTATACTTAagcaattattatatttttttttccaatttttcttCAATCACTAACATAGTACTATCTATTCATAAATTACATATCCATCTACCCATACATCATATATAAAGAAGGCCTAAGACTACTCTTGATACTCTCTCTTCAAGGAACTCTTCTAGTCCTGCAACCCTGCATCTTACCTTCTTAACATATATCAAACCATTACACCTTAGTCTTTTCATCCATACATAAATATTCATAATATAAtaatggttcataatttgaaccttaataaACATAAGATCCAAAGTGTAATGGTTTAACATGTGTACCATCATAAGGATTAACATAACATATAAATCATCATACTTAAGCaattattacattttttttttcaaattttctttaatCACCAACACATTACTATCTATTCATAAATTACATGTTCATCTACCCATACATCACATATAAAGAAAGGCTAAGACTACTCCTGATACTCTCTCTTCAAGGAACTCTTCTAGTCCTGCAACCCTGCACCTGGAGTTTAAAGGAATGGGTAAGCTGacacaagctcagtgagtaaactaaacATCATTTATTTGCATCATTCATTCATACATgtgcaatgcatcattcacaCATGTGTAATGCATCATTCACATAGAttttcacatcacaaacatttcaCGTAAAATGGACATTATTACTAAAACTCCTAAAACTTTCCTTTTGAACATGACCTGTGTCATGTACTCAGGGTCAATTATCAGATCTCCCTTGAAGGACAACATCAAGATCTCCCCTTAGAATTTACTTATGAATCCATAACATATGTAACATTACATAAACATAATATGAGGGGAGTAATGGGTCATCCACTATCCATCAATGCACCAACAGTAATTTATGCAATTATACAACATCTTCATGTTCTAAatacatacatcctaaataaatatgatataATGCATAAAGATGCTCATTAATTACTTAtaaatagtttttattttattaagattaGAGTTACTATCTCTTGAACACTATCAACCTCTGTACTCGAATGGGAGTTATCCTTAAATCCTTACTCTTCTGAGTCCCTTAAGTCTGATCCTATAAAATCAGATCCTAGAGTTATACAAGACTCTAAAACTCTATGCATAATAGAAACATCCTATTTTAGGCCCTTAGGAACCATGAAATTAAGTTTTGGAACCTTGATATCaaagaagaaaataaatgagCAGAACCAAGTTTGGTTGCCAGACCTTGGACTTTGGCTATCGAATCTTGGAACAGCAGGTACCCAATTTTGAGCAATAGCCACTACGGCTGTCGAAGTCTAGAACTTTAGCTGCCGAACTtggaaaatttttagattttttaaGAAAATGTAAACTTCAACTGTCAAACCTCTAGCTTTCGACaaccaaatttgagaattttcagaattttcaagTCAAAAACCTATAGATCCCTTCTCCCATCAACACCCAAACtcatttcaaagtttcaaaatacaatctcatcacatatacacatctttAGGGCTTAGAACaactagaaaacatgcttaaaacccACATACATTTATAAAAACTCAAATCCCAGGTTTTCCCCAAACCAACATAGCATAAACTTCtaaaaatttaacttaaaatAACTTTTTATGAAACTAAAGCTTTAGAAACCTAATTCCTCATTAATTCTCTTAGATCTATCTATTAGATtaagaagaaaagaaggttacctcttttcttggagcttgAAGGCGGGAGAACCAAAATTTTAAAACTTGAATCAACTATTTCACACTTCTAAATAGAAGAATCCACTTCTAGATCTTCGAAAACTCAAAGGAATATCTTTAAAGAGTTCCTTGCATGGCCCAATagttgagagagagaggaaagaagaaaCCCTAAGTGTTTTGAGTTGAAAATGAGCTATAATCCCTTTTATACCCTTCATAGTTGGGGGGACTTTTGGCTGCCAAAGTTTACATTTTCGGCTGCCGGAGTTGATTCCGCCCAATTAAGCATTTGGACCAAAAAGTTACTTTGGCTGCTGAAAATCTATTTTTCGGCTGCCGAAATTCCTTCTGTTAAATACActtctttaaaacttttaaaaaacaaaactcttaaaatattttttaattcttaaatacattttgaacattTTAAACACACATAAATGAACATATTCTCACCTTTTACCGCCATTCTCTTGTTAGTAAAGTCTCACTCTTTACCAAAATATTTCGTCGAGAATAAATATTTTGACGTTAAAAAATAGCGACTGTTACAATTGGTTTCAAGAGAAATATGTTTGTGAGAAGTACTCTTTTCTATCAATTCAGTGGAGAAGCTACATTTACATCAAGGGGGGCAATTGGCccctttattttttataaaaaaaaattattacttttgaaaatattaaatttatataattttctccTTAAAATTCAATATTGCCTCCTAAATTTCActtaaataaaaagattaaaaaattaatttatcctTTTTAAATACTTTTGAAAATGACAATTTAAAAATTGTCTTTTTACAACCtataagagaaataaagttaaaagAAGTTGAACAaagtcaaacaggaaaaaatgaaaaatataaaaaaataaaattcaactgTGAAATTTGAGAATAAGATCaataattttgtatttttatttattttttttattttcttgtaatttTATTGTTGAtttctagaaaaaaaaattttatgtatttttttaagTATCAAAAtctattatataaatttatattctcTTCTCTCAATTTTAACTTTTGTTGTaaacataataaaatataaaaaaaaaacattgacattttttatataatttttaaattttattaattttaataattagacaATTTTAATGATATTGTACTTCTTACAAGTTAATGTTTTTTTAGTTAAATTTGCTCTTATTATGCTAAAACAAAatactaattataatttcattttatccccactaataattttatttttggagtGGATAAAATTGAATTTTAGTTTGATAGTGAaagaattttataaatatattgttGTCACAGGTCTTTAGTTTAATATTTGAACCATTTAACGAAGACAATGTTGTTTTAATATTTAGAGTAttttaaaaagtaagaataattaaattttaattataaaattataccaAACATAAGTTATatagaattcaattaaattttatattttaatattaatttcaattataataattattttaaaaaattgaatattaatttcaattaagaaaaatattcattctaattataatttcaaaattaGAAACAAACAGTCcttatatcaattttttttttaatatttatcctCCTTAATCTCAAATCCTAACTTCACCccataaaagaaaatatttatatgCAAGCAGTGAGAATATGGCTTCTTTTTTAATGAAATAACTGCCTCCTTCCCCCTTGGGATGGAaagcttttctttcatttttctattTTCTATTTTGTTTTCTTTGGTCTGTGGGTGTGAAAGTCCTAAAATTACCCACCATCATTACGAGGGTGcctatgaaatttttatttggtaCAACCTTTATATATACAATCAATAATTATGAAATAGTTGTACGTTCATTAgttataatttttcatttttcgtaTGTATGCCATTAAACATATAGTAAAGGAAAGAAAGCAGAAGGTGACATTTATTCCATTACATAACAAACCAGGAAAAGGCACAACGCAAACACAAAATAACAAGCACGCATAAGCAAACACAAGTTCATCATTGTTATGATGCAGCAGGATCAATGGATATCGATCTAGTTTCGCCGGGAAAGGGCCACAGCAGAGAGCAAGATCAACAGTATGAACGCAGCTATTCCTACAAAGGATCCAATCAAAGAGCCAGAGATGCGCtcgcagaaagagttgaattgttGGCAGATAGCAAACCAGTTTGCTCTAGCATTCCCCTTGTGAGCCAAGTATACAATAGCTGCTGCTGCTGCCGCTCCAGCAGTTAAAAAAGCCATCATTGCCTACCCAAGATATCACTTTTCTTCAGTGGACgaaaatttttactaattaatAATCTTATCAATTCAGTCaaaagatttaattttttttaatagtaaaatCATACTTTGTTTTCATTCATATCATGTAAATGTACTTCTTCTCTCACATGAGCTGCTCATAAAATTAAAGTCCAAGGAATTACCGCATCAAATATGATCAAGATAATTCTACTGTTTTTTGCTCTGCTTCTTACAATATTGAAGAAAGAAAGTGGGAGAGAAAGGAGCAGATAGCCGCTTACAATGACATTGGCAACCATAAAAAACCTGTtaaaattaatgtcaattaatttaaaagataTTTTTCCATaaaatatatacacatatataaagaTAGGGAATTTTCAGGGAAGAAAACTTGCATACATACGTGAATGTTGGAAGATCATCATACTCAGCTCTGAAGCGAACAAACTGCGTGGAGAAAGTAAGTGTTTCGTCAGTGGTAGCCATCACAATTGCACTCCCAAGGGTACCAACAATGGCTAATAACCTCAGGATAA
Proteins encoded:
- the LOC110640272 gene encoding LOW QUALITY PROTEIN: casparian strip membrane protein 5 (The sequence of the model RefSeq protein was modified relative to this genomic sequence to represent the inferred CDS: inserted 2 bases in 1 codon) — protein: MTKMGGIELGQAKGSTSTPKRVLPIIXIDFILRLLAIVGTLGSAIVMATTDETLTFSTQFVRFRAEYDDLPTFTFFMVANVIVSGYLLLSLPLSFFNIVRSRAKNSRIILIIFDAAMMAFLTAGAAAAAAIVYLAHKGNARANWFAICQQFNSFCERISGSLIGSFVGIAAFILLILLSAVALSRRN